From the genome of Chlorocebus sabaeus isolate Y175 chromosome 2, mChlSab1.0.hap1, whole genome shotgun sequence, one region includes:
- the SUMO3 gene encoding small ubiquitin-related modifier 3 has translation MSEEKPKEGVKTENDHINLKVAGQDGSVVQFKIKRHTPLSKLMKAYCERQGLSMRQIRFRFDGQPINETDTPAQLEMEDEDTIDVFQQQTGGAPESSLAGHGF, from the exons ATGTCCGAGGAGAAGCCCAAG GAGGGCGTGAAGACAGAGAACGACCACATCAACCTGAAGGTGGCCGGGCAGGACGGCTCCGTGGTGCAGTTCAAGATCAAGAGGCACACGCCACTGAGCAAGCTGATGAAGGCCTACTGCGAGAGGCAG GGTTTGTCAATGAGACAGATTAGATTCAGGTTTGACGGGCAGCCAATTAATGAAACCGACACTCCAGCACAG CTGGAGATGGAGGATGAGGACACCATTGACGTGTTCCAGCAGCAGACAGGAGGTGCGCCGGAGAGCAGCCTGGCAGGGCATGGTTTCTAG